One window of Globicephala melas chromosome 2, mGloMel1.2, whole genome shotgun sequence genomic DNA carries:
- the IRF9 gene encoding interferon regulatory factor 9 isoform X2, with protein MASGRARCTRKLRNWVVEQVESGQFPGVCWEDAAKTMFRIPWKHAGKQDFREDQDAAFFKAWAIFKGKHKEGDSEGPAIWKTRLRCALNKSSEFQEVPENGHRDGAEPYKVYRLLPPGTLPAQPGTQKSPSKRHHSSVSSERKEDEVTTKNCILSPSLLQDPLKNELVETSGGTTYSDSGSSSSSNSPELQEDYSLLLTFIYDGRVVGEAQVQSLDCRLVAEPSRSQCGMEQVVFPKPGPREPTQRLLSQLKRGVLVASNSRGLFVQRLCPIPISWNAPQAPPGPGPHLLPSNQCVELFRTAYFCRDLARYFQGLGPAPEFQVTLNFWEESPGPNHTPQSLITVQMEQAFARHLLEKTPEDQAAILPLVQSLEDPASFSSLCSTYLL; from the exons ATGGCATCAGGCAGGGCACGTTGCACCCGGAAGCTCCGGAACTGGGTGGTGGAGCAGGTGGAGAGCGGGCAGTTCCCAGGAGTGTGCTGGGAAGATGCGGCCAAGACCATGTTCCGGATTCCTTGGAAGCACGCAGGCAAGCAGGACTTCCGGGAGGATCAGGATGCCGCCTTCTTCAAG GCCTGGGCAATATTTAAGGGAAAGCACAAGGAGGGGGACTCGGAAGGCCCTGCTATCTGGAAGACTCGTCTGCGCTGTGCTCTGAACAAGAGTTCTGAGTTCCAGGAGGTTCCTGAGAATGGCCACAGGGATGGGGCTGAGCCCTACAAGGTGTACCGGCTGCTGCCACCTGGAACCCTCCCCG CTCAGCCAGGGACCCAGAAATCACCATCAAAGCGACACCACAGTTCTGTGTCCTCTGAGAGGAAGGAGGACGAGGTTACCACGAAGAACTGCATACTCAGCCCCTCCTTGCTCCAGGACCCCCTCAAAAAT GAGCTGGTGGAGACCAGTGGGGGAACAACCTATTCAGACTCcgggagcagcagcagcagcaacagcccTGAGCTTCAGGAAG ACTACTCTCTGCTGCTCACCTTCATCTACGATGGACGTGTGGTGGGTGAGGCCCAGGTGCAGAGCCTGGACTGCCGCCTCGTGGCTGAGCCCTCGCGCTCCCAGTGCGGCATGGAGCAGGTGGTATTTCCCAAACCCGGCCCACGAGAGCCCACCCAGCGCTTGCTGAGCCAGCTCAAGAGAGGGGTCCTGGTGGCCAGCAACTCCCGAGGCCTCTTTGTGCAGCGCCTTTGCCCCATCCCCATCTCCTGGAACGCGCCCCAGGCTCCACCTGGTCCAGGCCCGCACCTGCTGCCCAGCAACCAGTGCGTGGAGCTCTTCAGAACCGCCTATTTCTGCAGAG ACCTGGCCAGGTACTTCCAGGGCCTGGGCCCCGCACCCGAGTTCCAGGTGACACTGAATTTCTGGGAGGAGAGCCCTGGCCCCAACCACACCCCACAGAGTCTTATCACAGTGCAG ATGGAGCAGGCCTTTGCCCGACATTTACTGGAGAAGACTCCAGAGGATCAGGCAGCCATCCTGCCCCTGGTGCAGAGCCTGGAGGACCCagcctccttctcctctctctgttcCACCTATCTGCTTTGA
- the REC8 gene encoding meiotic recombination protein REC8 homolog isoform X3, producing the protein MFYYPSVLQRHTGCFATIWLAATRGTRLVKREYLNVNVVKTCEEILNYVLVRVQPPLPGLPRPRFSLYLSAQLQIGVIRVYSQQCQYLVEDIQHILERLHRAQLRIRIDMVETDLPSLLLPNHLVRMEALEDAPDPFFGMMSVEPILPSPFKIPQIQHLLEAVTPERVLEEIPPEVPIEPERILVTAPSPEAITLLEVEPIRMLKIEGERDLPEISRRDLDLLIAEEEEAILLEERRLGRSMWPRRARPVLDEYEEELRAPEREVTIPPPSPLALPEVEEAAEPLPPKPPAWEPEALLPEVTPPLELRLPAPPSPERRRPPVSPPPRVPPARRRRLLFWDRETQIPRKEFLEQMQTRAHCRECPMVQPPERMITSPAELFRTPTHSGRLPQELLAFWTHCAQPLPLALRRRPPLEPEEEEAEREAAAEEERRKAETPSDIEVLREALEPSVPLMLPSEISLEAAEEEKTRISLVPPEERWVWAEEPEAPALPVVPELPEVPVEVPVELPPEPELLSLEAVHRAVARELQAKREPDFSSLVPPLSPRKVAARVFYLLLVLAAQQILCVKQEEPYGRLLIQPGPRFHCG; encoded by the exons ATGTTCTACTATCCCAGCGTGCTTCAGCGCCACACCGGCTGCTTCGCCACCATCTG GCTGGCGGCAACGCGCGGCACCCGGTTGGTGAAGCGTGAATACCTGAACGTGAACGTGGTGAAGACCTG CGAGGAAATCCTCAATTACGTGCTGGTACGAGTCCAGCCCCCGCTGCCAGGCCTGCCGCGGCCCCGCTTCTCCCTTTATCTCTCAGCCCAGCTCCAGATCGGCGTCATTCGGGTCTACTCTCAACAATGCCAGTACCTTGTAG aggACATCCAGCACATCCTGGAGCGCCTGCACCGGGCCCAGCTGCGGATCCGCATTGATATGGTGGAGACTGACCT ACCCAGCCTGCTGCTGCCTAATCACCTGGTCAGGATGGAGGCTCTGGAAGATGCTCCAGACCCCTTTTTTGGGATGATGTCTGTGGAGCCCATACTGCCCAGTCCCTTCAAAATCCCTCAG ATTCAACACCTCCTAGAGGCTGTGACCCCAGAGAGAGTTCTTGAAGAGATCCCTCCTGAAGTTCCTATAGAGCCAG AAAGGATTCTGGTCACTGCACCGTCTCCCGAGGCCATCACGCTCCTGGAGGTGGAGCCCATACGTATGCTAAAGATTGAG GGTGAACGGGACCTCCCAGAGATCAGCCGCCGAGACTTGGACCTGCTGATCGCAGAGGAGGAGGAAGCCATCTTGTTAGAGGAACGTCGGCTAGGCAGGTCCATGTGGCCGCGTAGGGCCCGCCCGGTGCTGGATG AGTACGAAGAGGAGCTCCGGGCCCCAGAGAGGGAGGTCACAATCCCCCCGCCCTCACCTCTAGCTCTTCCAGA GGTGGAGGAGGCTGCAGAGCCACTTCCGCCGAAGCCACCAGCCTGGGAGCCTGAGGCCCTACTTCCTG AGGTAACCCCCCCGCTGGAGCTGCGTCTgccagccccacccagcccagAG cgGAGGAGGCCCCcagtctccccacctcccagggtcCCACCTGCCCGCCGCCGCCGCTTATTATTCTGGGACCGGGAGACCCAGATACCCCGGAAGGAATTCCTGGAACAAATGCAAACCAGAGCCCACTGCCGGGAGTGT CCAATGGTGCAGCCTCCTGAGAGGATGATCACGAGCCCTGCAGAGCTGTTCCGAACCCCGACTCACT CTGGCCGGCTACCCCAAGAACTGCTGGCTTTCTGGACCCACTGTGCCCAGCCACTCCCACTAGCACTCAGGAGAAGGCCGCCCCTGGAGCCTGAGGAAGAGGAAGCTGAGAGGGAGGCGGCAgctgaggaggaaaggagaaaggctgAAACTCCAAGCGATATCGAG GTCCTGAGGGAGGCCCTGGAGCCCAGTGTGCCCCTCATGCTGCCTTCAG AGATCTCCCTAGAAGCGGCTGAGGAGGAGAAGACCCGCATCAGCCTCGTGCCCCCGGAAGAACGGTG GGTCTGGGCTGAGGAGCCAGAAGCCCCTGCATTGCCCGTGGTGCCTGAGCTCCCTGAGGTGCCTGTGGAGGTGCCTGTGGAGCTGCCCCCAGAGCCTGAGCTGCTCTCGCTGGAGGCTGTGCACAG GGCAGTGGCACGGGAGCTGCAGGCCAAGAGGGAGCCTGACTTCAGCAGCCTGGTGCCACCTCTCAGTCCCCGTAAGGTGGCCGCGCGGGTCTTCTACCTGCTCCTGG TGCTTGCTGCACAGCAGATCCTTTGTGTGAAACAAGAGGAGCCATATGGGCGCCTCCTGATCCAGCCAGGGCCCCGATTCCACTGCGGTTAG
- the IRF9 gene encoding interferon regulatory factor 9 isoform X1: MASGRARCTRKLRNWVVEQVESGQFPGVCWEDAAKTMFRIPWKHAGKQDFREDQDAAFFKAWAIFKGKHKEGDSEGPAIWKTRLRCALNKSSEFQEVPENGHRDGAEPYKVYRLLPPGTLPAQPGTQKSPSKRHHSSVSSERKEDEVTTKNCILSPSLLQDPLKNELVETSGGTTYSDSGSSSSSNSPELQEGRDTAEAPLQGDLVSPELLPPPGSDYSLLLTFIYDGRVVGEAQVQSLDCRLVAEPSRSQCGMEQVVFPKPGPREPTQRLLSQLKRGVLVASNSRGLFVQRLCPIPISWNAPQAPPGPGPHLLPSNQCVELFRTAYFCRDLARYFQGLGPAPEFQVTLNFWEESPGPNHTPQSLITVQMEQAFARHLLEKTPEDQAAILPLVQSLEDPASFSSLCSTYLL, encoded by the exons ATGGCATCAGGCAGGGCACGTTGCACCCGGAAGCTCCGGAACTGGGTGGTGGAGCAGGTGGAGAGCGGGCAGTTCCCAGGAGTGTGCTGGGAAGATGCGGCCAAGACCATGTTCCGGATTCCTTGGAAGCACGCAGGCAAGCAGGACTTCCGGGAGGATCAGGATGCCGCCTTCTTCAAG GCCTGGGCAATATTTAAGGGAAAGCACAAGGAGGGGGACTCGGAAGGCCCTGCTATCTGGAAGACTCGTCTGCGCTGTGCTCTGAACAAGAGTTCTGAGTTCCAGGAGGTTCCTGAGAATGGCCACAGGGATGGGGCTGAGCCCTACAAGGTGTACCGGCTGCTGCCACCTGGAACCCTCCCCG CTCAGCCAGGGACCCAGAAATCACCATCAAAGCGACACCACAGTTCTGTGTCCTCTGAGAGGAAGGAGGACGAGGTTACCACGAAGAACTGCATACTCAGCCCCTCCTTGCTCCAGGACCCCCTCAAAAAT GAGCTGGTGGAGACCAGTGGGGGAACAACCTATTCAGACTCcgggagcagcagcagcagcaacagcccTGAGCTTCAGGAAG GTAGGGACACAGCTGAGGCCCCTCTCCAAGGAGATCTGGTGTCCCCAGAGCTTCTGCCCCCTCCAGGTTCAG ACTACTCTCTGCTGCTCACCTTCATCTACGATGGACGTGTGGTGGGTGAGGCCCAGGTGCAGAGCCTGGACTGCCGCCTCGTGGCTGAGCCCTCGCGCTCCCAGTGCGGCATGGAGCAGGTGGTATTTCCCAAACCCGGCCCACGAGAGCCCACCCAGCGCTTGCTGAGCCAGCTCAAGAGAGGGGTCCTGGTGGCCAGCAACTCCCGAGGCCTCTTTGTGCAGCGCCTTTGCCCCATCCCCATCTCCTGGAACGCGCCCCAGGCTCCACCTGGTCCAGGCCCGCACCTGCTGCCCAGCAACCAGTGCGTGGAGCTCTTCAGAACCGCCTATTTCTGCAGAG ACCTGGCCAGGTACTTCCAGGGCCTGGGCCCCGCACCCGAGTTCCAGGTGACACTGAATTTCTGGGAGGAGAGCCCTGGCCCCAACCACACCCCACAGAGTCTTATCACAGTGCAG ATGGAGCAGGCCTTTGCCCGACATTTACTGGAGAAGACTCCAGAGGATCAGGCAGCCATCCTGCCCCTGGTGCAGAGCCTGGAGGACCCagcctccttctcctctctctgttcCACCTATCTGCTTTGA
- the REC8 gene encoding meiotic recombination protein REC8 homolog isoform X2, with protein MFYYPSVLQRHTGCFATIWLAATRGTRLVKREYLNVNVVKTCEEILNYVLVRVQPPLPGLPRPRFSLYLSAQLQIGVIRVYSQQCQYLVEDIQHILERLHRAQLRIRIDMVETDLPSLLLPNHLVRMEALEDAPDPFFGMMSVEPILPSPFKIPQIQHLLEAVTPERVLEEIPPEVPIEPERILVTAPSPEAITLLEVEPIRMLKIEGERDLPEISRRDLDLLIAEEEEAILLEERRLEYEEELRAPERVEEAAEPLPPKPPAWEPEALLPEVTPPLELRLPAPPSPERRRPPVSPPPRVPPARRRRLLFWDRETQIPRKEFLEQMQTRAHCRECPMVQPPERMITSPAELFRTPTHSGRLPQELLAFWTHCAQPLPLALRRRPPLEPEEEEAEREAAAEEERRKAETPSDIEVLREALEPSVPLMLPSEISLEAAEEEKTRISLVPPEERWVWAEEPEAPALPVVPELPEVPVEVPVELPPEPELLSLEAVHRAVARELQAKREPDFSSLVPPLSPRKVAARVFYLLLVLAAQQILCVKQEEPYGRLLIQPGPRFHCG; from the exons ATGTTCTACTATCCCAGCGTGCTTCAGCGCCACACCGGCTGCTTCGCCACCATCTG GCTGGCGGCAACGCGCGGCACCCGGTTGGTGAAGCGTGAATACCTGAACGTGAACGTGGTGAAGACCTG CGAGGAAATCCTCAATTACGTGCTGGTACGAGTCCAGCCCCCGCTGCCAGGCCTGCCGCGGCCCCGCTTCTCCCTTTATCTCTCAGCCCAGCTCCAGATCGGCGTCATTCGGGTCTACTCTCAACAATGCCAGTACCTTGTAG aggACATCCAGCACATCCTGGAGCGCCTGCACCGGGCCCAGCTGCGGATCCGCATTGATATGGTGGAGACTGACCT ACCCAGCCTGCTGCTGCCTAATCACCTGGTCAGGATGGAGGCTCTGGAAGATGCTCCAGACCCCTTTTTTGGGATGATGTCTGTGGAGCCCATACTGCCCAGTCCCTTCAAAATCCCTCAG ATTCAACACCTCCTAGAGGCTGTGACCCCAGAGAGAGTTCTTGAAGAGATCCCTCCTGAAGTTCCTATAGAGCCAG AAAGGATTCTGGTCACTGCACCGTCTCCCGAGGCCATCACGCTCCTGGAGGTGGAGCCCATACGTATGCTAAAGATTGAG GGTGAACGGGACCTCCCAGAGATCAGCCGCCGAGACTTGGACCTGCTGATCGCAGAGGAGGAGGAAGCCATCTTGTTAGAGGAACGTCGGCTAG AGTACGAAGAGGAGCTCCGGGCCCCAGAG AGGGTGGAGGAGGCTGCAGAGCCACTTCCGCCGAAGCCACCAGCCTGGGAGCCTGAGGCCCTACTTCCTG AGGTAACCCCCCCGCTGGAGCTGCGTCTgccagccccacccagcccagAG cgGAGGAGGCCCCcagtctccccacctcccagggtcCCACCTGCCCGCCGCCGCCGCTTATTATTCTGGGACCGGGAGACCCAGATACCCCGGAAGGAATTCCTGGAACAAATGCAAACCAGAGCCCACTGCCGGGAGTGT CCAATGGTGCAGCCTCCTGAGAGGATGATCACGAGCCCTGCAGAGCTGTTCCGAACCCCGACTCACT CTGGCCGGCTACCCCAAGAACTGCTGGCTTTCTGGACCCACTGTGCCCAGCCACTCCCACTAGCACTCAGGAGAAGGCCGCCCCTGGAGCCTGAGGAAGAGGAAGCTGAGAGGGAGGCGGCAgctgaggaggaaaggagaaaggctgAAACTCCAAGCGATATCGAG GTCCTGAGGGAGGCCCTGGAGCCCAGTGTGCCCCTCATGCTGCCTTCAG AGATCTCCCTAGAAGCGGCTGAGGAGGAGAAGACCCGCATCAGCCTCGTGCCCCCGGAAGAACGGTG GGTCTGGGCTGAGGAGCCAGAAGCCCCTGCATTGCCCGTGGTGCCTGAGCTCCCTGAGGTGCCTGTGGAGGTGCCTGTGGAGCTGCCCCCAGAGCCTGAGCTGCTCTCGCTGGAGGCTGTGCACAG GGCAGTGGCACGGGAGCTGCAGGCCAAGAGGGAGCCTGACTTCAGCAGCCTGGTGCCACCTCTCAGTCCCCGTAAGGTGGCCGCGCGGGTCTTCTACCTGCTCCTGG TGCTTGCTGCACAGCAGATCCTTTGTGTGAAACAAGAGGAGCCATATGGGCGCCTCCTGATCCAGCCAGGGCCCCGATTCCACTGCGGTTAG
- the REC8 gene encoding meiotic recombination protein REC8 homolog isoform X1 — protein sequence MFYYPSVLQRHTGCFATIWLAATRGTRLVKREYLNVNVVKTCEEILNYVLVRVQPPLPGLPRPRFSLYLSAQLQIGVIRVYSQQCQYLVEDIQHILERLHRAQLRIRIDMVETDLPSLLLPNHLVRMEALEDAPDPFFGMMSVEPILPSPFKIPQIQHLLEAVTPERVLEEIPPEVPIEPERILVTAPSPEAITLLEVEPIRMLKIEGERDLPEISRRDLDLLIAEEEEAILLEERRLEYEEELRAPEREVTIPPPSPLALPEVEEAAEPLPPKPPAWEPEALLPEVTPPLELRLPAPPSPERRRPPVSPPPRVPPARRRRLLFWDRETQIPRKEFLEQMQTRAHCRECPMVQPPERMITSPAELFRTPTHSGRLPQELLAFWTHCAQPLPLALRRRPPLEPEEEEAEREAAAEEERRKAETPSDIEVLREALEPSVPLMLPSEISLEAAEEEKTRISLVPPEERWVWAEEPEAPALPVVPELPEVPVEVPVELPPEPELLSLEAVHRAVARELQAKREPDFSSLVPPLSPRKVAARVFYLLLVLAAQQILCVKQEEPYGRLLIQPGPRFHCG from the exons ATGTTCTACTATCCCAGCGTGCTTCAGCGCCACACCGGCTGCTTCGCCACCATCTG GCTGGCGGCAACGCGCGGCACCCGGTTGGTGAAGCGTGAATACCTGAACGTGAACGTGGTGAAGACCTG CGAGGAAATCCTCAATTACGTGCTGGTACGAGTCCAGCCCCCGCTGCCAGGCCTGCCGCGGCCCCGCTTCTCCCTTTATCTCTCAGCCCAGCTCCAGATCGGCGTCATTCGGGTCTACTCTCAACAATGCCAGTACCTTGTAG aggACATCCAGCACATCCTGGAGCGCCTGCACCGGGCCCAGCTGCGGATCCGCATTGATATGGTGGAGACTGACCT ACCCAGCCTGCTGCTGCCTAATCACCTGGTCAGGATGGAGGCTCTGGAAGATGCTCCAGACCCCTTTTTTGGGATGATGTCTGTGGAGCCCATACTGCCCAGTCCCTTCAAAATCCCTCAG ATTCAACACCTCCTAGAGGCTGTGACCCCAGAGAGAGTTCTTGAAGAGATCCCTCCTGAAGTTCCTATAGAGCCAG AAAGGATTCTGGTCACTGCACCGTCTCCCGAGGCCATCACGCTCCTGGAGGTGGAGCCCATACGTATGCTAAAGATTGAG GGTGAACGGGACCTCCCAGAGATCAGCCGCCGAGACTTGGACCTGCTGATCGCAGAGGAGGAGGAAGCCATCTTGTTAGAGGAACGTCGGCTAG AGTACGAAGAGGAGCTCCGGGCCCCAGAGAGGGAGGTCACAATCCCCCCGCCCTCACCTCTAGCTCTTCCAGA GGTGGAGGAGGCTGCAGAGCCACTTCCGCCGAAGCCACCAGCCTGGGAGCCTGAGGCCCTACTTCCTG AGGTAACCCCCCCGCTGGAGCTGCGTCTgccagccccacccagcccagAG cgGAGGAGGCCCCcagtctccccacctcccagggtcCCACCTGCCCGCCGCCGCCGCTTATTATTCTGGGACCGGGAGACCCAGATACCCCGGAAGGAATTCCTGGAACAAATGCAAACCAGAGCCCACTGCCGGGAGTGT CCAATGGTGCAGCCTCCTGAGAGGATGATCACGAGCCCTGCAGAGCTGTTCCGAACCCCGACTCACT CTGGCCGGCTACCCCAAGAACTGCTGGCTTTCTGGACCCACTGTGCCCAGCCACTCCCACTAGCACTCAGGAGAAGGCCGCCCCTGGAGCCTGAGGAAGAGGAAGCTGAGAGGGAGGCGGCAgctgaggaggaaaggagaaaggctgAAACTCCAAGCGATATCGAG GTCCTGAGGGAGGCCCTGGAGCCCAGTGTGCCCCTCATGCTGCCTTCAG AGATCTCCCTAGAAGCGGCTGAGGAGGAGAAGACCCGCATCAGCCTCGTGCCCCCGGAAGAACGGTG GGTCTGGGCTGAGGAGCCAGAAGCCCCTGCATTGCCCGTGGTGCCTGAGCTCCCTGAGGTGCCTGTGGAGGTGCCTGTGGAGCTGCCCCCAGAGCCTGAGCTGCTCTCGCTGGAGGCTGTGCACAG GGCAGTGGCACGGGAGCTGCAGGCCAAGAGGGAGCCTGACTTCAGCAGCCTGGTGCCACCTCTCAGTCCCCGTAAGGTGGCCGCGCGGGTCTTCTACCTGCTCCTGG TGCTTGCTGCACAGCAGATCCTTTGTGTGAAACAAGAGGAGCCATATGGGCGCCTCCTGATCCAGCCAGGGCCCCGATTCCACTGCGGTTAG